The following coding sequences lie in one Pectobacterium sp. A5351 genomic window:
- a CDS encoding YgdI/YgdR family lipoprotein has translation MKNKISIFAAIVMAFSLAACSSNYVMHTNDGRTIVAEGKPKVDDETGMISYTDAYGQQQQINRDNVKEMVQGK, from the coding sequence ATGAAGAATAAAATTTCTATTTTTGCCGCTATCGTGATGGCGTTTTCTCTGGCAGCCTGTTCCAGTAATTACGTCATGCATACTAATGACGGTCGTACCATCGTCGCAGAGGGGAAACCGAAGGTTGACGATGAGACGGGTATGATCAGCTATACCGATGCCTACGGTCAGCAACAGCAAATTAATCGTGATAATGTGAAAGAAATGGTGCAAGGGAAGTAG